The Chryseobacterium indologenes genomic sequence GATTCTCCAAAACCCTTTCCTTAATGCGACCAAACATGATTCTGTGTATTTCTGCGCTGCTGTTTTTTATCGCACCGATATTGCTGTGTATATACTTCTGGAAATAATCATTTTGTGGTCCTGCATTGATTTCAAGATGCTTGGTATCGAAAATTGATGTCACGCCTGTCCAGTCGCCCTTGATCGTAATGGTTCCATCGTCGGTCATAAATGCTGCCACCCCGTTTCTTTTCCCATTTATGCTGAGCTTATTATTCCTATATGCCAATTTCATCATTTCATTTTCTTTGGTCATATATGCGATACTCGCTAAAAAAGGTTCCTTGTTATCTTCAATTATGAACTCAAATTTTCCATTTTTATAATCTGTGGAATCCACTCGTTTTTTCGAGTCATATGCATCGATAAGGTATACTTTATCAGCAGGAATTCCTGTGACTTCTCCTATGATTTTGGATTGAAATCGGTCGCTGCACGATAGCATAATCCCACTCAGTAACAATATTGTTAATGGCCTCATTTTTCTTCATTAAATTCTAACTTCATTTTGCTGTAATCGGAATATTACATGGGAGGTTTAGTACATCGGCTTACCCCTCCGTTTGAGGTTAGAGGTAAGGGCACTGGTTTATCAAATCTACAGTAACATCCATTCGGTCCTGTATCACATCTTCCCTGAAAAGTTGTAGAAATGTTATATTGATCGGTATAGACCAGTATACATGGTTGAGTGTCGTAACATTCCGGCTTGGTTCCAGGAATATCGCCCCCTGTAATACATTTCAATTGCTTTCGGGATAATGATCTCAGCACATTATTGATTCCGTAATCGATCTTTTTCATAATTTAAGAATTTTAGGTATTCATTAGCGGTTAATACTTTATCGATGAATAATTATGGTTTTCATTGATTAATGACTCATTAATAAAAATACTAAAATTATCACAAACATATTTTATTTATTATGTAGAATATCAGACTTTTTCATAATAAAGTCTGACTTGATATTATTTCTTTTTATTGAAAGGGAAAAGTTTGCCAATATTCTATTCAATACACCATTAGGATAATTAAAGACATAAGAGGACAGTAACTTCCAATTTAGAGAAGCGGATCATTTTCGGGAATAAATTCCCAAAAAATGATTCCTTATGCTATACAAAGAAACTGTCAGCAGAGAAATGTGGGAACTACTCCAGAAATTAATGAAAGATGAAAAATTTAAGGATTACATCCTAGTCGGAGGTACAGCATTATCTCTAAAAGTCGGACATAGAAAATCAGTAGATATAGATTTGTTCACCACAAAAGATTTTGATTCACAGGAGATGCTTTATTACCTGAATCAAAACTATGGTGCCATCATTACGGAAAGCAGACTTTTTACCAATACAGTACTTACCCATATTGATGATATAAAGGTTGATATCGTTACCCACAAATATCCTTTATTAAATCCTGTAGAAATGAACGAAGGTATTCGAATGATCTCTAATGAGGATATTGGAGCGATGAAGCTACATGCCATTTTTCAGAGTGGAAAAAGGTTAAAAGATTTTGTGGACATGTATTTTCTCTTGGAAGAGAAACCACTTAAAGACTATCTTCAGGCATATGAAAAAAAATATGACGGTCATGATTTTTTAGCTGCTTATGCACTTTCCTTTTTTGGCAATATTGATTTTGATAAGGCTTTTGATGTTTCAATGATGAAAGGAAAAGAGAACAATTGGCCAAGAATGTCAGAGCGTTTGAAAAAAGCAGCTGTTAATCCTGAACTGAAATTTGAGATAAAACTTAAACAGGAAAATGGAAAGAAGCCACCAAAAAAGGGTAGAGGTTTTCGCCGATAATTATTGCATAAACTAATGAAATTCAGTAAATTTATAGTATGAAAAATAGGGTAACCAATGCAATGAAACCCAATCTGCACGCAAAATTTTTTTGGGATACGGATATAAATAAAGTGGACTGGCAAAAAATGTATGTTGCAGTTATCACTCGTATTATTGAAAGAGGGGGGCAAAGAGAAGTTGACGAGATCATACGTTTTTATGGTCGGGAAAAAGTTCTCAAAACCTTAAAAGATGAAATCTTCTTTCTTCCCAATTATGCGATAGACGATGCTATAAAATTTTTTCCTGAGCTCAAAAAAGAGGAAATGTATTGTTATCTTAATCGTAGAAATAAACCTTACTACTGGATATAGAGCGTAATTTCTACTACCTTATTGTAAAGAAATTTTACTAGGTTTTCAGAAAAAAGTCTAGATATAAAAGGTATAATTAATATAAAGAGACCATAATACAGATGCATTACGGTCTCTTTGATTAATTTTCTTTACGAACACCTTTGAATGGTGTTCCATCCTTTTTGACGTCCATAAATCTCCCTGTTTCTGAATCTCTTTTTACCCAAGTTTCAGTCTTTGGATTATATGTTTGGCTTCTGCTTCTAACGGCGCCATTTCTATGTCCGTCACCATTTGGTGGATTTGTTGCCATCGTGTTTAAATTTAAGGTTAATGATTAAGTTAAATCCTCTATTATTGCATTCTGTGCATATCTTTTTACACTTACTATACCACTATCCCGCGCATACGTCGATGAATACATTTCACTTGTTCCCAATACTTGGTAATTATTTGAGTTTTGCGTGAAATAGGGCTCATTCCTAATGGATAATAATCTTCGAAAGTTAGAATCTGCAAGACTCGCTTTACTACTGACTATTCCACTATGGCAGTTTTGCTTTGTTGTATAGGTTTCACTTGTTAATAGAGTTTCTCCATTTGGTGCTTTTAATACCCACCAATATTGTCCGTTTAACGCTTTTCGAATAATGTATTTTGCCATTTTTTCTAATTTTAATTTTTTAATTAATTGTAATTGTACCTTTTCCAAGGGATTCTGGAAGGGTGAACATTTGCCAAGAAGTTTACTATATCTTTCCTTCCTTGGTATCTTGGAATTCCACGATTATTTTGAGCCATCAAAATAACTGGCAATCCCGGAAAAATACTTTGAAAACCTCCTCTTGTACTGTTGCATTCTGTAGAACTATCTAAAACATGCTCTTTAACCACTACAATTGCAAATGTTACTCCCTGCTCTTTAATTACCGCTCCTTCGAATGTCATAAAATGTAATTTTAATTGTTAATAATTCATCCCGTCAATTACGGAGTTAGGATTTATCCGGTGTGTACTTTTACTGAAAAATTTATTAAAATCAATGTTTATGAAAAAAAAACATTTACTTTTGCAAAACGAAACTTATTCAGTATTGGAATGCCAAAGGGTTACCAACCCCGATAAGCTACACACTGCTTTTCACATTCCGGTTAAATTATCGGTCTTAAAAGCTCCAACTTTTAAGACTTTTTATTTTTTTTTTTTGGTAATTATTATCCATTTAATCTTAGTCTAACTTCCTCTCTAATTTTTACGTTGCTATGAACAAAGCTAAAATTGTTCAAAAGCTGTGTAACCTCATTATAAATATTTCCTCTCTTTTTAGTGTCTTTTATTGTTACTATCAAACAAAATTCTTGGCTTGGTGTAGTTTTTTCCATTTCACATTTGCTCTCTGTAAAATGTCTGAACAAACCTTCCAGCTTTAAGTACCAGTTTTTTGGAGTCTTCAAATATTTATCTTTGTTTGCTGGGGTAAAGTCATCAAAATTGACACTCCATTTTTTTACGGGCTGAAATTTATCACCGTATGAAACCAACATTCTTTCAGTTGCAAAAGAAGTGTCAAAGTCTTTCATTGCTTTCTTGCTGTAAACACTTGTCGCTAAAACATTCTGTCTGCCTTCTGCGCCAATTGGATTCTTCACTCTGGGCTGGGTAATATCTTTTTCAACTTTTTCATCATAGCTCCCCAAGTAAACATCAATATTGGATTGACAATATTCAGCTCCTTGTGAAACTTCTAAAATTGGAGATGTTACCAAGGTGACAGTTAATTCACCATAATAATATCCATCATCATCAATCATACTTTGAGGAAATGGAAAATCAAGAATATCAATGAACGATCCTTTTTCTAATGTATCCTGAAGAATTAATGTTATTTCATTCGGTTGATTAAATAAAATATCATTAATATTTGAAGGCATTCCAAATCCTGTTGAATTAATTTTTTCTGCAATTGACATTTTCATTTCCTCCGGATATTTTGAAGAATGTATTACTAATGCTTTTAATAGAAGAGAATTAAATTCCTCGTTTAACATTGAATCTACACCGGCTGTAATGGCTGCTACACGGGGTGTGGAAAAACTGGTTCCAACCTGGTGTGCTAAACTTCCATCTATTGCAAAGGATTTGACAGGATTTATCACTAGTTTATTGCTGATATCTAAACCTGCATTTCCTCCAAAATGAACTAAATCTGGTTTTATTAAATTCGATGGCCCGGGGCCAATTCTGGAGAAAGGGGAAGAATTATTTTTTTCGGCAAAATCTGTTTCCAATTTATCATGAGCAATGGAGCCAACTACAAGACCTCTAACAGTATCAGCAGAATTTGCTATTCTGCTTTTAGGTGCATTAATTCTAAAATTATTGCAATTGCCCGCAGATTTGCAGATTAAGACGTTGTTCTCTTCTTGGATTTCATCTAATGCTTTAGCAAAATCTGAAAATTCATATAAATCTGCTTCTCTATCTGTTCCCAAGGATAAGTTCCATATTTTTATTTCATTATGGTCAGTTATTGCTTCTCTAATATTTTCGATTAATTCATCCTCAAATATTTTTTGCTTTTTCAAATCGGGCATTACTATTGCTTCAAATAGCTTACATCCTTCAAAGCCGGTATACTCCTTGCCTTCTAAATTGTCACCATATAATAAAACACCCGCAACGAAAGTCCCGTGCCCTTTGTTGATATCATCTTCATGATATTTAGTAAAGCTTTTAGTGTGTAACCATGGATTAAGATGGGGAATCTTTGCAATTCCTGTATCAAGAACTCCTACTACCGGATAATTAGTGCCTTCTTTTGGTTGTTTTATTTCAATAACATTTTCCTCAGTTAATTCATCTAAGGTCAGACTATATGTAGGCATTTCTGTTATCAGCTGTATACCGTCAAAGTCACGTAATTCCTCAAAACCATCAGCAGTAACCCTACTAATTCTGAAAATATTTAATTCATCGGAATATTCTGCTTTTTGAGAATCAATATCGTTGTCTCTACAGTACTTTTCGAAACTTCTAATCAGTATATTGTTTAATTCCTTATTTCCATAATTGAATAGTTTTACTTTATATACTTGACCTTCATCTTCTTCCTCAATATCAATTTGAGGCTTAAATTCTTCTATATTATTAATTGCGGAAATTCCCACAAGAGTGGTGTATGTAGGAAATGCTAGTTTGGCATCGGAAAAACGGTTTAATATATTTTTCAGGTCAGATTCATTGTCTATTTTAATTAGTACTTCATCTTCTCCACTTACACCTATGATATTTAATTTACCAACATTAAAAAGATTTCCAATTTCTTTTCTATAGGTTTTTGCTAGTGCATCGCCGCTTACCTTAAGTTTTACTACAGAAGGTATATAGTTGTTTTTTTTAACTTTTTCAGCTAAAGACATAGAAACATCCATAAGAACAGATTTGATATATTCAGATTTTTCCCATAGTTGTCCTTCCGAAGCCCATTGAGGTATTATTCGTTTTCCTCCACCTTCAGTGTCCATTTCATCTTTTTGCCTCTTTTGAAAGAATTTTATTGGTAAATTTTTATTATCCATGGCTTAAGCTTGCTTATTTAAAAAATTTCTTACTTGTCTTAAAGATATCTTCATACGATCTGCTATTGTAGCTTGTGGAACTCCGTTTTCATTTAGAAACTCTACCAGCTTTTCAATGGTTATATTTCCATTATTATTGAACTCGTATAATTCGATGAGAATCTCCTCGTATGAAAGCATCCCTTTATTTTGGATGATAGTATGAGCTTTTGCATTGTTTATAATAGACTTTATATCTGATGGAGTTCTACCTTCCAAAAGTTTAACTAGTCTGTCTTTTCTTTTGTCATCATTAATAAAATCAGTTTTAAAATCATCAACGAAGTTTTTTATCAGCT encodes the following:
- a CDS encoding AhpC/TSA family protein; this translates as MRPLTILLLSGIMLSCSDRFQSKIIGEVTGIPADKVYLIDAYDSKKRVDSTDYKNGKFEFIIEDNKEPFLASIAYMTKENEMMKLAYRNNKLSINGKRNGVAAFMTDDGTITIKGDWTGVTSIFDTKHLEINAGPQNDYFQKYIHSNIGAIKNSSAEIHRIMFGRIKERVLENPSSFFLLGEIEKNKSFYHRSELKELISHFDQRVQSSSQAKILQKYASYMKEGDETTDPLSLKGPNSVVKANINRNKKLNMLVFWASWCIPCRSEIPQIRKIKKEFKSPDFYIASISIDRKKKTG
- a CDS encoding nucleotidyl transferase AbiEii/AbiGii toxin family protein; this translates as MLYKETVSREMWELLQKLMKDEKFKDYILVGGTALSLKVGHRKSVDIDLFTTKDFDSQEMLYYLNQNYGAIITESRLFTNTVLTHIDDIKVDIVTHKYPLLNPVEMNEGIRMISNEDIGAMKLHAIFQSGKRLKDFVDMYFLLEEKPLKDYLQAYEKKYDGHDFLAAYALSFFGNIDFDKAFDVSMMKGKENNWPRMSERLKKAAVNPELKFEIKLKQENGKKPPKKGRGFRR
- a CDS encoding YegP family protein, producing the protein MAKYIIRKALNGQYWWVLKAPNGETLLTSETYTTKQNCHSGIVSSKASLADSNFRRLLSIRNEPYFTQNSNNYQVLGTSEMYSSTYARDSGIVSVKRYAQNAIIEDLT
- a CDS encoding S8 family peptidase, whose amino-acid sequence is MDNKNLPIKFFQKRQKDEMDTEGGGKRIIPQWASEGQLWEKSEYIKSVLMDVSMSLAEKVKKNNYIPSVVKLKVSGDALAKTYRKEIGNLFNVGKLNIIGVSGEDEVLIKIDNESDLKNILNRFSDAKLAFPTYTTLVGISAINNIEEFKPQIDIEEEDEGQVYKVKLFNYGNKELNNILIRSFEKYCRDNDIDSQKAEYSDELNIFRISRVTADGFEELRDFDGIQLITEMPTYSLTLDELTEENVIEIKQPKEGTNYPVVGVLDTGIAKIPHLNPWLHTKSFTKYHEDDINKGHGTFVAGVLLYGDNLEGKEYTGFEGCKLFEAIVMPDLKKQKIFEDELIENIREAITDHNEIKIWNLSLGTDREADLYEFSDFAKALDEIQEENNVLICKSAGNCNNFRINAPKSRIANSADTVRGLVVGSIAHDKLETDFAEKNNSSPFSRIGPGPSNLIKPDLVHFGGNAGLDISNKLVINPVKSFAIDGSLAHQVGTSFSTPRVAAITAGVDSMLNEEFNSLLLKALVIHSSKYPEEMKMSIAEKINSTGFGMPSNINDILFNQPNEITLILQDTLEKGSFIDILDFPFPQSMIDDDGYYYGELTVTLVTSPILEVSQGAEYCQSNIDVYLGSYDEKVEKDITQPRVKNPIGAEGRQNVLATSVYSKKAMKDFDTSFATERMLVSYGDKFQPVKKWSVNFDDFTPANKDKYLKTPKNWYLKLEGLFRHFTESKCEMEKTTPSQEFCLIVTIKDTKKRGNIYNEVTQLLNNFSFVHSNVKIREEVRLRLNG